The Nitrosarchaeum sp. genome has a segment encoding these proteins:
- a CDS encoding heme o synthase, with product MQKQKSESRVAVYYELTKPKIWYLLVFTAFGATLTASNIYGIEISLPTWALMLFSVAAGSAAANTLTNYHDRDIDAIMERTKNRPLPSKRIHPAEKARNFGLALAGISLVLAFGISFTTTLEQGIWATAFIAFGLLNNILVYSYMLKRNSRTNIILGGLCGGSPPMIGWVAVTMTDLWTMGLAMAGLVFIWIPMHIWALTLHFKEDYNKVNVPMLTAVQSEKTSARAIAGSTFVMVLFSIAPFFLTTENGEPMVGPVYLWTAIASGALMIILSAWVIAKPMEKASWTLFKFSSPYLAVLFIALMVDSAL from the coding sequence TTGCAAAAGCAAAAATCTGAATCTCGTGTTGCAGTATATTATGAATTAACTAAACCAAAAATTTGGTATCTGTTAGTTTTTACAGCATTTGGAGCTACTTTAACAGCATCCAATATTTACGGAATTGAAATTTCTTTACCTACATGGGCATTGATGTTATTTTCTGTTGCTGCTGGATCTGCTGCAGCCAATACGCTAACTAACTATCATGATAGGGATATAGATGCAATTATGGAGAGAACAAAAAATAGACCTCTTCCTTCAAAAAGAATTCATCCAGCAGAGAAAGCAAGAAATTTTGGACTTGCATTAGCTGGAATCTCGCTTGTATTAGCATTCGGAATTTCATTTACAACAACTCTAGAACAAGGAATTTGGGCAACAGCCTTTATTGCATTTGGTTTGTTAAACAATATTCTTGTGTATTCATACATGTTAAAACGAAACTCTAGAACAAATATTATTTTAGGAGGTTTATGCGGTGGCTCTCCACCAATGATTGGTTGGGTAGCAGTAACTATGACAGATTTATGGACAATGGGGTTAGCAATGGCAGGCCTTGTATTTATTTGGATTCCAATGCATATTTGGGCTTTGACTTTACATTTCAAAGAAGATTACAATAAAGTTAATGTTCCAATGTTGACTGCTGTACAATCTGAAAAAACATCAGCGAGAGCAATAGCAGGATCAACTTTTGTTATGGTACTTTTTTCAATTGCACCATTCTTTTTAACAACAGAAAATGGAGAACCAATGGTAGGTCCAGTTTATCTTTGGACTGCCATAGCTTCAGGCGCTTTAATGATAATATTATCAGCATGGGTAATTGCAAAACCAATGGAAAAAGCATCATGGACTTTGTTTAAGTTTTCTAGTCCATATCTGGCAGTTTTGTTTATTGCACTAATGGTAGATTCAGCATTATAA
- a CDS encoding response regulator gives MTRVMIVDDSEESRSLLKDFLLAHNHTVVSEASDGIEAIEKYYSSKPELIFLDLVMPNLDGLSVLKKIRSQDHSSKIIVITGNDDQDIFNECTKLGVLAFLVKPFNLNDVLDIIYFSNEITLMK, from the coding sequence ATGACTAGAGTCATGATAGTTGATGATTCTGAGGAATCACGTTCACTTCTTAAAGATTTTCTTTTAGCTCATAATCACACTGTTGTATCTGAAGCCAGCGATGGTATTGAAGCAATTGAAAAATATTATTCTAGTAAACCTGAACTTATTTTCTTAGATCTAGTAATGCCTAACCTTGATGGGTTAAGTGTTCTAAAAAAAATTCGATCTCAAGATCATTCTTCAAAAATTATTGTAATTACTGGAAATGATGATCAGGATATTTTTAATGAATGCACTAAGCTAGGAGTACTTGCATTTCTTGTAAAACCATTTAATCTAAATGATGTGCTAGATATCATTTATTTTTCAAATGAAATTACATTAATGAAATAA